The proteins below come from a single Elgaria multicarinata webbii isolate HBS135686 ecotype San Diego chromosome 11, rElgMul1.1.pri, whole genome shotgun sequence genomic window:
- the LOC134405967 gene encoding vomeronasal type-2 receptor 26-like, which yields MVTNENLQYMGIIWLLRHFGWTWVGLLVVDDGSGDHFLQVMESLLSKNQICSAFIERIPNQGHFHAIDELSIKAQRIYLPFMDEKARTCVVYGETITVIWLIALIIIADPEYRENTSVGKVWVMTAQIDFAVTGMIRGWDFEIFEGTIFFAVHSNEPPEFQAYLQNLRFYSIQGDGFVKDFWEQAFNCSFPNPKIPVKVDNSCTGEEKLDALPGAVFEMRMTGHSYSIYNAVYAVAHALQTMYSSRSKHRAIMKGKRFELQDLQPWQLHPFLQGISFNNSAGETVSFNENREMAAGFDITNMVMFPNKSFQKVKIGRLDASEGQGFFIADYMMVWNRRFNQVCPLSVCTASCQAGKQKKSKEGEKFCCYDCITCPEGKISYQKDTDDCFKCGDDRYPNKNHDQCISKTIIFLSYVEALGIALASVAIFFALSTALVLGIFIKHKDTPIVKANNRDLTYILLISLLLCFLSSLLFLGQPGKVTCLLRQPTFGIIFSVAVSSVMAKTITVVVAFMATHPGSSMRKWVGKRLSNSIVVSCTLIQTGICCVWLATSSPFPDFDMHSVTVEAIAECNEGSVIMFYFVLGYMGLLAIISFSVAFLARKLPDSFNEAKFITFSMLVFCSVWLSFVPTYLSTKGKYMVAVEIFSILASSAGILGCIFPPKCYIILMRPDLNNKEQLTRRKN from the exons ATGGTCACAAATGAAAACCTTCAATATATGGGGATTATTTGGTTACTTCGTCATTTTGGATGGACCTGGGTTGGGCtcctggttgtggatgatggcagTGGAGATCATTTCTTGCAGGTCATGGAATCACTGCTTTCGAAGAACCAAATTTGTTCAGCTTTCATAGAAAGAATCCCAAACCAAGGCCATTTTCATGCCATTGATGAACTTAGCATTAAGGCCCAACGTATTTATCTGCCTTTCATGGATGAGAAAGCTAGAACATGTGTTGTCTATGGAGAAACTATAACCGTTATATGGCTTATCGCTTTAATTATTATAGCAGATCCTGAATATAGGGAAAACACATCTGTTGGAAAGGTATGGGTCATGACAGCCCAGATTGATTTTGCAGTAACTGGTATGATACGGGGTTGGGattttgaaatatttgagggaacaATTTTCTTTGCTGTTCATTCAAATGAACCTCCAGAGTTCCAGGCATATCTTCAGAATTTGAGATTTTACAGTATACAAGGAGATGGTTTTGTCAAGGACTTCTGGGAACAGGCATTCAACTGTTCATTTCCAAATCCTAAGATTCCAGTGAAAGTTGATAACTCATGtactggggaggagaagctggatGCTCTTCCTGGAGCTGTTTTTGAAATGCGCATGACTGGCCACAGTTACAGTATCTATAATGCCgtctatgctgtggcacatgctttACAGACCATGTATTCATCTAGATCCAAACACAGAGCAATAATGAAGGGCAAGAGATTTGAACTTCAAGATCTCCAGCCCTGGCAG CTCCACCCATTTCTTCAAGGCATTTCATTTAACAACTCAGCTGGAGAAACAGTGTCCTTTAATGAAAACAGAGAAATGGCAGCTGGATTTGATATAACGAACATGGTTATGTTTCCAAACAAATCTTTCCAAAAAGTGAAAATTGGACGGTTGGATGCAAGTGAAGGACAAGGATTCTTCATTGCTGATTATATGATGGTGTGGAACAGGCGTTTTAACCAG GTGTGTCCCCTCTCTGTGTGTACTGCTTCCTGCCAGgctggaaaacagaaaaaaagtaagGAAGGGGAAAAATTCTGCTGCTATGATTGCATTACAtgcccagaagggaagatttcataCCAAAAGG ATACGGATGACTGCTTCAAATGTGGAGATGATCGATATCCAAACAAGAACCATGATCAATGTATTTCAAAAACTATAATTTTTCTGTCCTATGTAGAAGCTTTAGGGATTGCTTTAGCCTCAGTTGCTATTTTTTTTGCCCTCAGCACAGCATTGGTGCTGGGAATTTTTATTAAGCACAAAGAtactcccatagtcaaagccaacaaccgggacctcacctatattctcctcatctccctcctgctctgcttcctctcttcCTTGCTATTCCTTGGACAACCGGGGAAAGTGACCTGCCTTCTACGACAACCAacttttggcatcatcttctcgGTGGCTGTTTCTTCTGTGATGGCTAAGACCATCACAGTGGTtgtggctttcatggccacccaTCCTGGGTCCAGcatgaggaagtgggtgggaaaaAGACTGTCCAACTCCATTGTTGTATCATGCACTCTTATCCAAACAGGTATTTGTTGTGTGTGGCTGGCAACCTCTTCCCCATTCCCAGATTTTGACATGCATTCAGTGACTGTAGAGGCCATCGCTGAATGCAACGAAGGGTCTGTcatcatgttttattttgttctgggcTATATGGGACTTCTGGCCATCATCAGCTTCTCCGTGGCTTTCCTTGCTAGGAAGTTGCCAgatagttttaatgaagccaagttcatcaccttcagcatgctggtgttttgcAGCGTTTGGTTGTCTTTTgttcccacctacctgagcaccaaggggaaatacatggtagctgtggagatcttctctatcttagcctCAAGTGCTGGGATACTAGGATGtatctttccccccaaatgctatATTATTCTGATGAGGCCTGACTTGAACAACAAAGAGCAGCTAACAAGGAGGAAAAACTAG